DNA sequence from the Pempheris klunzingeri isolate RE-2024b chromosome 9, fPemKlu1.hap1, whole genome shotgun sequence genome:
ACACAGTCTCCAACATGTTGTCTTCAGCCCCATCAGGGCCAATTCAAGTGACAGCGCTTTGAGGATGTTTAGTGGAAGTCACATAGTTCTCCCTGGAGACGCTTAACGCTTGAAACTACTGTTGTCGCAATTCCCCAACACCTGCGAACACACTGATGCGTGACATCAGTGAAGTTCCTCTTCACGCTTTGTGGAGTTTTAGAGCAGCTGCTGTTAGACGCTCCACTGATTGTCCGACTTTGCCTCCAGGTGCTGGTGGTGTGTTTGGTGATCCTGGACGCCATCTTTGTTCTGGCGGAACTGCTCATAGATCTGTCTGTTATCAAGCTGGAACATGGTCACATTGCTCCTGAggtgacagacacacatttgtCCTCTTCTTACCAAGACCTCTGTTTGGTATTATGAAGTGATTTACTGACACATTAGTGTTGTTGCAGGTGTTTCACTACCTGAGCCTGGCTCTTCTCACATTCTTCATGATGGAGCTGGCAGGTAAGCTCTATGCTTACCAGCTGGAGTTCTTTTACCACAAGTTTGAGGTGTTTGATGgcttggtggtggtggtctCCTTTGTGCTGGACATCGTCTTCATCTTCCACGAGGATGCCTTTGACGGGATGGGTCTCCTCATCCTGCTGAGACTCTGGAGGGTGGCCAGAATCATCAACGGTCAGTAACACCTTTGTTTTCAGCATGTACGGGCGGGGTGGGGGTAATAAGACATACCTGCAGCTCGGGTCAGAGCATTCAGCTGAAGTGAACTTTGAAATCCAAGCAGACACATACAAGCTTCTTATAAGATGAAAAGGCAGTTCCACATGCCCACTAAAGTCTATGTGATCATGTgtacagtgaaagaaaataagttctttaactactactactactacttttttTGGCTCCGCTGAACCGTCACCTTTTCAGCTCACTGGAGTGTGCAGGCCTGACAGGAACACCTAACACCTTGAGATAAATACTGCGTGTACGAAGCCGATGGTCAGCTTGTCTCACATCTTGATAATCCCTGCGGTGGCAGCTCGTGGTGATGTTTCATTGAGTTGTACTTGTATGTTGGAGGGTGTTCTTTTCCACTGGCAGGTTCATCTGGACCTGGATTTTTGCTATTCCGGTTGGCATGTCAGTGGAGTGCACTCACAACATGTAACAGAATTTGAGTTCagattttattgtaaattagTTGTACTTTTTCTGAATTTTCGTATCACTCAGATAAAAACAGCGTTTATTTGTGGATTTTTGGTGAAGTACAGTATATTAGATACATTTGATAGGATCCACTAATACAGATGGGTATATAATGAgagcattttattttaagacCACAGACTGGGTCCCACACACAGACTCCTATAACACACAgacccccctcccacccccgcCCCAGAGTTGTCATGATAAAGAGCACCAGAAGCCAGTGTGGCTGCTCCACACAGGgatgactgtgtgtaatgtgttgCAGGCATCCTGGTGTCAGTGAAGACGCGAGCACACCAGCAGATCCACAAGCTGAAGGAGAGCTATGACCACCTGGTTCAACGGGTCACAGAGCTCCAGGAGCGGAAGGACAAACTGGTGAGTCCTCACAGCTGCCTCACACTAAGTCACGCATTAAAACGATCCAGATGGTGACGCAAAGCATGTTCACGGCTGGAGATGAATATTATACTAAGGGGTTTCTAGACATGATGTCTTCTATAGCTAGAATACTGAGGTAACTGGAGGGTCTTTATATCCTGCTGTTAAAGACGGACTCATAGTGGGTGTTTGATAAGCTCATTTCAGTACATTCAGACCTGACATTTAAACTTGAACATGTCGACATGAAAAAATTTAGAAATGAACAtttaacaaagtaaaataacaaatattgaaaaaaaaaaaaatctttttggcTTCTGGTCAAAACTATAGTAGGGTGGTGGGTAAATAAGAACTTCCctgtttgtacatattttggcaTCTGGGAGGTACAGTATAATGTTTTTtaggaattggtccagtaggcCTCAGTAGCTGTGAAACAAGCTGCTATGGCTGCAACCTAATCTTTTtggacaactgcacctgatcacagtaggtccactaaaagagcttgtttgatccactgtgtgtgacagcatcatggaaaggatccctacagagagagacctggaagatccttctggtttaaccacaaacagccgttatatcgctctctgacacacacacacaccagactccattcactaaaacaataactttaccttgcagaacacaggacagttgctgccttgattggtcagtttgtttgttattgctAGTTCAGATCCGAACTAACCCTTCAAAATACCAGTCATATAAagtcttgtgcttttattttgtcaatggagtctggtgactttgaagaggGCAACTTAACGGCTGATTAAACAAAAGGGTCttacagctttaaaaaaatccagCTTTCTCGTTAAACTcgtgaaaaattaaaaatttattacaactttggttttatttctgtcGTTGTGGTTCTGTGATTCATGGAGATGTTTTACTCACCAAGATAAATGCTGAGATCTCAGGTTGACCAGGGGAGCAAACAAGAGCAGTCAGATGATCGGACAGGTTGTGCTTAAGAAAGTCTTTCTAATATTCCAGTGCCTCACGGTAACTGGCAGGAATCCATCAGATGTAGGCTAGTGACAGCATCAGTGTTGAATGAGGtccagcagcagactgactcttctgtctgtctccgtcTGTGTTAGGAACAAGAGAACCAGAGACTTCAAGCCCTCCTGAAGAAGAACGGCATTGACTTTTGACTGGTCAGGCGACCTGTTGTGGAGCTGTTGTTCAGTATCGTTTGTATCATGAGCCTtttaatgtcaaactgttcaGTCCACGAGGAACTCTTATTCTAGACCTGATTACTGTATTCATTGTACTTGGTTACCATAACTACGTGATTCACTATCTACTATTCAGTAGATTCATATCCTTGCTGAAGGTCTGCATATTTCAGATTGTCAGTTACTCAGATGCTACTGGAAATCACTCTCTGAAGCTATGAAGGCCGTGGCCTTAAAGACAGTCTCCaatcccctctcccctctctcgtCGGTTCTGTACACAgccgctgactgacagcctcagTCTAAcccacacacaagcaaacagccatcacagctaacgttagctttagCTCACAGCTCCTGCCTCCTGggctctgaggctctgagctctgtgctctgtgctcACTAAGCGACGGTCTGTGGCGCTCAGCGGTGGTTCGCTGTCCGTCTGCTCAGTGGGTGTGAGCTTCGTGCTGCTAACTCACCACACTGTCGCTGAGCCGATTTAAACTTCAGCCATTCTTTCTGTTGTGCGACTAGCTCACTAGTTTTAGCTCTGTGGAAGACGGCGGTCATCCAATGGGGGCAGGTAGGCAGGTCTGTAAGTGGACAGGCAGGTCGGTGAATGAAATGGTTGGACTGTCTTGCCACAGCTACAGatgccagtttttttttgtccaactacttcatttattgattgccAGTATAACAAGAAGTGCTTCTAAATAAagttgcagactctgcctttaattaGCTTGTAAATAGTTGAAACATCCTTTACATTGATGACTTAAAACTAAATCTGCTTGCTAACATTTAGTATAAGTACTGTATGTTGTTAAATGAACAAGTGATTTCattgattaaaaaacatttattaaataatCTATACATGTTATTCACACAATATACAGTAACACATCGTACACACACTGTTtggtgtcgtgtgtgtgtgtgtgtgtagtaaatGTTCCGGCACACCGACAAGTGGAAACCTGACGGATGGTTCAAACAAACGGGAAGAAGAAGTCAAAGGGCAGTTTGGCGTCGATGGTGGGCGTGGCTCTGTAACCAGGAAGAGCGGGTGCAGAAACTGGTGTGAAAGCCACTGAACTCCTGACTGACAGGATGCTGCTGCCTCCAGATAACAGGGCCTGTGGGAGAACAggccagtcacacacacacacacaaataattaGACTGTCATTTACTTTCCTCGTAAAGCCTGCATGTGTCCCGCGTGCCCTATGTGTGAAAAGGTGAGTCTTACCAAACTGGTGGTGTTGGTTTGGATTATCTCTTTGATGCTCACAATCTGAGCTTGGGGGTTCACCAGGGATCCATAATTAGTCCATTCAATGTCTAAATGAAGTGATAGTGGGATGCTGCAAGTCTGCGCTTCCTGCAAATCACAAACATACTGCTTCATTGTGGCCTCCCAAACCACAGAGCATATAATAAGTACATATACTGACGTGTTTACTACATGCTCATTTAAAGGGAAACTGgagaatttttgtttttaaatttcacccagaattcatacattcatacacagTCCCACATTGTTCTCTtcagtctgagcctgtctgtggctaaaacaagctgttttagtggacgtactttgatcaggtggaCTTGGCCCAAAGGATCACGCTGCAGCCCATTTGGCGGCTGCCGGCTGTAGTGATctattggaccaattccaacatcTACCAGACATTTTGAAtctgaaatatgtaaaaatggggctCAGGCTTAAAAATAcaggaattatcctttaatcaTCTAAATTagtaacaaaaaatatattttaaaaaataagctTGTTGGACTCAACTTCAATCAAATGTGCAGAGAGCAGTGTTAGaaacacaaattacatttctgtctTATTCTTTATCAGGAGACTGATTTGGAAACACCCTCAATATGTGAAAAGCCCTGATGAGCGACGGCAGAAAGGTTAAATAGGTTTGACCATCTCAGACAATCAGTCTGGGATCAAATGTCATACATATccacaaagcaacacacactgcaaatacAATAGgcaatgaaaacaggaaaattaaatacatgaaataaatcaattgaaataaacaaaataagaaaaacatgaaatagtGAAGAAACTAGTGAGGACTACTTTTTATCCTTTCATTTTAACTTACACCTCTCCCATCATATTCAGGACCTGACCTGACAGACCTAAGactcctctctgttttcagtgtgCACTCACCAGGGGACCCAGGTTGTTCTCAATTGTCACCCAGTCTAGTGGATAATCTGCTGGTGAGTTTCCAAAGGAAGCCACAATTTGGGGATAGTTTGGTCCTCTCAGAACGCCCAGAAGCTCTTGAAAGACCAAGGAGCAGTTggcaacatcatccagtctaCAGGGACAAGACAAGTTACCTTCACATATGTATTCAGACACAAGGAAAGACTGTAGCAGTACACAGTGAGCAGATCTGATGAGTGTGAGGATGTCCCGCCTTAATGTGCAGCCGGACACAGAGTCCAGACCAAAAAGGACAGGGGAGCGCTGATGTGGTCCCCTCAGACAGTCCTGGTCATCAGCACCCTGGAGAACAGACAGAGTGTCCCTGAGGTCGATGCTTCTGGCAATCCCAGTGACGACAGCTGTTAAGGACAAACCCTGGGCCTCGAAGCACATCACAACATCAGCCCCCTGTCATCAGACCGTGTCACAAGGAGAACTCTGTCTTATTTTTATAGATGTgggtgtctaaatgactggtaggtataaaaagtgttggaactggtccagtagcCAATAGCCACGAAATGGGCTACAACTGCACCTGATAGTACATAGAGTACATCCACTGAAAGTAGGGATCCTTTCAATAATGCTGTCAGACGCTtagaataacagtctgagcctgtcagtggatcaaacagcACTTTTAGAGGACCTACTTTGACGTTCAGCTCTCACTGCTGCGGTCCAGGcacatctttaaaatgtcacagtcTATGAATGTGGGTGAGGGAAGCCAGCGTTCGGGCAGGAAAGGGAAACGGTAAAGGATATTCTGCCGTTCTTGTTCCAGACACAAGAGGGAGTCCAGCCACATAACCTGGATTTCCACTGAAGTGGACAGCCTCCTCCTGCCCATCCTGGACACAAGACAGAGTACATTACTCACATTTAGTCCCAacaatattgttttcatttattgcatttatagTTTGCACAGGACTGTAATGTGACAAAAACCTATGGGTGAATTATTTGAACACCCCTTAATGAGTGGAGGTTAAGTCTACGGCAAGTCTGCAGAAGAACTGTGAACTTTCACTTTGCAACCCCCATAGCCATCATGGTGCCAGCACAGGATAGGTTGAGTGCTGTGGACGGCTCCATCAGTGGGGTAGATGTCATAGCACCTCTAAATATAATACTCCTCTGTACAAGGTGAATGTTTGAATGTGAGTTTATTCAGATCTTTGTTGGGGCAAAGTTTTAACCGTGACTTCAATAATAATGTCCCCCTGATAACAGCAGAAGTAGGGTTGCAGTGTTATTAGACGACATACTGTGTGATGTAATGTGACAGTAACGGGGGGGGGCgtcacattgtgtttttgtgtccaaACCCCTTTAAAAGTGAATTCTGAGGTGTGTAGGATCAAACTGTGCAGGCTGAGATGACGACAGCAGCCAGAAGCAGAGGCTGGGATGTTGGCAGTGCGGTGCTTTAGAGTAACTAACAAGAAACACTACAGCGCTGCCATCACAACAGATCTTTGTAGCATAGGTTCCCACTGGTGGCATTCGGGTTGCCACGGAAACGAGGTGCTCATTATATCTACAAATGTTCAGCTTAACTAAATAAAAAGTTGAGAGCGACTTTAATCGTAAACTGTTATTATCTGTCAAACAGTTTCCACTGCAGTAGGTACcagtctgtttcctctcttctttgtatgttgttttgtttcattgccGTTGGGTACCACGACCACTATTTAATGCAGATATAACCCCAACTTCATGGATAACACTCCATGATACACAGAGGAAGTCTTGTTAAGATGGTACCTGGACAAATGTGATATGAAACTGCTGTTCCAGGGTCAGCGCTGCTTCATAGACAAATCCAAGCACCAGGGACACGGTCACATTCACTATCTCACCAGCTGGGTTGTACTTCATCACATAGACAACCTGAGGAGATAACAATGTCCAGCTGGTTATCATTAGAAGActtttcaggtgtgtttgtttagtgTAAAGCCTTAGTTCTTGAGAGCACACTTTTGTCGTATAAAGTGATGAAATATTATTGCAGCTTTTAATTGAGAAACGTGGATGAAGACAGTCATGTGTTGCCTCACCTCCAGCACCACGTTAGCACAGAGGCTCGGGCTCAGGGGGACGGGGCTGAGGCTCTCTCCACCACCgatctgtagctctgtctgAGTCCCCTCCACAGACTGCAGGATGACTGAAGCCACCTCCACAGGAACAACCTCCAGCAACGTCAGAAACACCCAAGTTAGTCCACTGTCATTAACAGTTTAcattcttcctctgctctcatttACAGCACTTTACAGTTACACTTTGTATATTGGTGGGGATAGCGACGCCAGAGCTGTCCATGGTGATAAAGGGTGAATCCTAATCACTTTCATGGTCTCTTGATTTTCCTCTGGCGCCACTAGCAGGTTGAATCTGTCAGCCATTTGACTTGCAGATATGTTATTAGTACTGGACATCCATGTTTGTTGCCATAAAATAAAGGCAGGCAGGATGTCCACTGTGATTGGCTACGTATCTCAGTTAAATTCCAAGCTCCTGCTGGTTGATTTTCATACCATactaaaatgaatatgaatcCGTGGAAggtcagaaaacattttaacgGGTCTAAGACACTACCCGTATGGCCTGATTAAACAGAAGGCTTAAGTGCAGTGTGGTGTCGTAACTGACTGATTCCTTCTTTGTGGGAACTGGGCACAGTGAAACAAATGTCATGTTCCTGCCTTTGCATTGCAGCAGTTAACCACATGTTATTGCACTATGTGGGGCCTTCCTATTCTTTTTGAGCAAAAACAATGTCAGTGTCTTGCTAAATTTGCTGGTTGGCCGCTGGCTGTGTTGACATGTGAAAGTTCTAAACACAGACTTGATTATATTAGAGCGGCCAATAACACGATAATACCACAACGCTTCCTCCAGCTGGGTATCAAAACACTGAGCTGGGAGGTCATTATGGGATGTGGAGGCTCCAGGGGCATAGCTTCCAAGACACATATCAGCTGGCAAAGACAATCACAACGTCGGGTAATGTGGCGTATAACTCACATCATGGAGAACCTGCGAGGCTTTATACTCACATGAAGGCGTCAGTTGCATTACATGTGTTTCAAGTTTGTTATGAACCATGGCACCATTACAACTCCTTTAATTCATCATCAATTACTCGGGCCTGTAT
Encoded proteins:
- the hvcn1 gene encoding voltage-gated hydrogen channel 1 encodes the protein MARYLKYFTTVGDEQPVQEDVEELHVASEELSPATGQFSTALTFRQSLQRLYSSDRFQVLVVCLVILDAIFVLAELLIDLSVIKLEHGHIAPEVFHYLSLALLTFFMMELAGKLYAYQLEFFYHKFEVFDGLVVVVSFVLDIVFIFHEDAFDGMGLLILLRLWRVARIINGILVSVKTRAHQQIHKLKESYDHLVQRVTELQERKDKLEQENQRLQALLKKNGIDF